The nucleotide window ATCTTCTTCAGTTGGTTTAACAAAGGATAAAAAGTGCTTAAACCAAGAAGTAAAAATATCAAGCTGCATACACCCAGAAGGGTGGCATGAATAACCAGTGCCAGGGGGAGTTCCATCAAGCAATTCTGGTTTCATACGCTGTCGTGGAAATATGAGATAAGGTGGAACGTGACTTCCTCCAGCAGACATGCAAATCACTGCAGTGCACAAAGTGCCTCTTTCTGCTGAGGTAATACTTCCAACCTGCTTTTTCCCCTTCAACGCAAGCACCTTGGATTGCTTTGTCTGAACTGTCGTAATTCCAGTTTCGTCGACGTTGAACACATTGTGATGCTTAAAATGATGCAAGTCCATCACTTCTCCCAGGAGAGCAAAAAACTTGCCGACGCTCACACGATTAAACCCTCTAGTACGAGCAGCAGATGTAGGCTCCGGGATGCGAAGGCTTAATTGTGGATTGCGTTGAAGAAATCCACTTACCCAATCAGCACCAGCAAGTCTCTTTTCCATGTTGAACCTATGCTTaatatgatttttttctgCCAATTCAAATGCAAGCGATTGGAGATGTTTCCTAGTGACCCCAAAGAATCGCCGCTCAAGTTCGAGCACATGTGCAATTAACTCTTTTTCTTGGGCTTCGGAAAATGTGGAATGAAACCTTCCAAGACCCTTTTTGCTCCCAGTagcattaatatttaaatacaAATAGTACAAAAAACGAATTCCGTGCCTTTTCTTGCTTTCTGTTCCACGTAACCTCGAATAGTGGCGTGTGCAATCACGTTATATCATACTTCACTAAACTTAGTGGTATCCGCGcggttaaaaaactttattaagaaaataagaggGGTGTGCCACTTTACCCCgttggtccgctttaccccacctTCCCCTATTTCTGTTTTTGAGACTGAAAATACATTCTCAAGGCCGTAGCTACTGTTAAACGTTCAAATGGatgcaaaattttgcaaatattaaaaacaaacaagagaAGTGTCAATGTGACAAACTGTTCAAAATTTGGAAACACGTCATAGCTATTTATAAATATCTATTTTGTGGCACTTCTAACAACCCCTTTTCGTGAGTAAAAGCGTAGTTTAATCCAAACTATAAGATTGTCTGCAAATGCTGAAGAATTTTCTAAATGGAATTATAAATGTGGAAAATATGTCCATGTTTGAAGTTTATGTAGTttctttcaaatgtttttgttgttgtaaatatttttttcttctatttgtaaaacattttatatacCAAATTTAGCTAATAAACCTAATAGAGTTGATGAAATTTATGTAGCAAATCGTATAGATgcgtaatatttttgttataaaatgacATTAGCTGCATAATTTAATTACATTAGTTACTTTTTGATATTCCATAATCACATTTATTACAACATGGTCACATTTTGCTATTTAGTAACTATGGTGCGTTATAATTACATTAGctgcattttgcaattttgtatATGTTGTACATGTATACGCTCCAGTAtttacatcaatttatttacattgcCTACATTTGATTATTAAAAATGGTCTGTATTTGTTTTATACATTTTCATTGCGCCGAAATGTGGTGTTAACTTTGTTAAATGCGTGACGTTGATACTGCTAAACCATATCAATGAGCTGCGTATTCCGGCCTTTGTTCATTCCTAAACTCTCTAGTTTTATCCAAGCAGGCTACAAGCCTTGTCGGTCTTCTCCTCAGGCATCGGACGTTAGCGTatataaacaagcaaaattaaaatttttatattaaataaaaataaagtatttttccTTACTTTCTCTAGAAATGATTGAATGAATACAATAATATCAAATCAGTCTACTTTTAAGACTCGGCTCAACAAAGTTAATTTACAGGCCAGAGCACAATTTCTTTGAATAATTTTAccttgttcaaaatttttacatcacaattataacatttttacACCAATGTTTGATtgtaaacaacaataaaaaagtgtctaaaatatgataattttaaatttgtccAAAATTCAACAGTTtatacaaattgaaaaaactcAGATAAGGCCAAAATCTATAAAACTTGTAAACTCCAAATGCCCCAAGTCCTGCGAGAAGACTTATTATAACAAATGCTTCCTTCACCATCCTTTGCATCACCGGATGATTTTGCATCAATTCGTCAAACAGTTTCCCACCAATATTAGCATGAGGAAACTGTTTATCTGGTACTGGCTTATCAAGGAATTTACAAAGCGGTTCCCAACCTTCCTTCAAGTTGTACACTAGTAGTTTGTCTTTTGGAGCGTTCTAAACGAATGCAGCAACAACTTATAAAGATGGAACTTTTATTGAGCTTGCAATACTTTGAAGCTAAGTTATTGattaatataaattaaatactcTTCGTATTAAAAAGTTTCAGTAACTAACtcataaaagttttttgacgAATACATCGCTTAATTCTTCTCCAAGAGTTCATATTTCTACATAAATCAACAGTACCTGAATGACATCAGCGGTGTGCTGGCGATACAGTCTTCTCATAACCATTTCGTTCACTGGAATTTTCCAGGAGAAAGTGCTAGGATTGTTTCCTGGAGTCGCCAATACAACTTCGTCTACAAGTGTAAGACACAACAGGTCCCTAAAAACTCTACAAATCTTTAAAAATCATGATGCTTTTCTTGTAAGTTAAAGTTCAAGACATACACTTAATATCTTAATATGTAGCAATTAGAAATAGTATTTATAAAACACGATTTAACAGATAACCAAAGCAGTTAgacttttcaaaaagtaacaaagtatgcaaaataaatgtacTCATTTTTCCTATTAATGCTGACAATTTTCGACCCAATGGCGAGTAAACAAATGTTAGACGAAGAATTGTATTTTTCTCCATCCATCATTCATTATTTCTAGGAAACCAGAAATCTTCCTCTCTGGTTGTAAAAACGatctaaatcataaaaaaattgttagtgTAAGATTATGTATGTATTTAATAATAAGTTACTAAACACAGAAGTTTCAACCTTGGCGTCTGGAAAGGCCTCATGAATTTCCTTCCAGAAGAAATAAACAGGAGTGTCGATTGTTGCATCGACATCTTTATACATCCTCTTGAAATCATCCACTGATCCTCcttctgttaaaattttgttccagTCCTTTTCCAAGTACCaaaagttttcaacaaaatcataaaccTCATATCCGAGCTCCCTGAGAGCTATGTGCAGCGATTTTGTTCCAGTTTTTGAGAAACCGGCAACTATAACTTTCATGTTTACTGTTCCCTTATTTCTGCAAAGATATTAAACGTACTGGTTACGTTTATCGACATTTACTTAAAACTTCGattctttctttctttgaCAACAGTTATACGtcctaaatttaaaaaaataagtaaCTCAACAATTGTTTTCCCAACCAGTCCAATTCCTGTCAGCCGTTATGCTGTCTTGCTTTTCTGCGAATGACTGCAGCATTTGAAAAGGTTTTCATGAAATACCAACTTCATCGCTTTTACTGGTAAGCTATAGCGCATAATGTGTGCATAAACGTTGACTGTAAATAAACGTCACTAAATCAACATGGATGTTGACCCAAGTTTTATAGGTAATCCGATACGATGTTGCAGTAAATCGTAATGTTAAAATGGGTTCTAGATTTAACGCAATAGCGCCAAAGTAACAGTTATGTTGCCTCAGAattaataggcctacattcATATCACCGACAAGGAAACTTATTTCTAACAGATGCTGCTTATaagtttttgtcatatttgtGTGGACCCATTTCAGCCAGATCGATATCTTGTTACATATTACATGCAGTTACACAGTCGCTGGACGATATAAGGCCAGGCCaagatataaaataaaaccttaaaaaaataaaataataaaaatgttttgtgctgGTCCTCTTGCTTAGGCTAACTTTCAGAAACAGCCTGTAGCCAACTGCCCATGTCGTTTAATAATGCCAATACATGACCCTACAAAGCCATTACAAACTTGATGCTGAATTCCAATGTTAGGACGAGATTGCAGTTTGAGTTCGTTTCATCAAATAAAGCACAAAACTTGtcattttcttctttgcaTTCTGAATGCTTAAGTTGGACTTTTTAAGTGTTGTTCTTGCAACAgacatttcttgcaaaaaacaaaatgacttTTCAATGAGCATCATTCAGTACTTTGTAAGCTAGATTAAAAATCCAAAAGGAAATGGATCCACATACCATTAGATAAACATAAATGAATAAAGCAATACTGCGAATTTTATATATACCTACAATTAAGCTATAAGATCATTTCAATTTTACAAGCAAGcagcaaacatttacaattttataattaccttgttaaataagttttggaATTAAAATCATTTGTAACTTCTGAATTGGTCGATAATTACTTGGGCCTGAActtattcatattttttgtgGATTAGTAAAAAGAAGTGTGTAAGTATTCAATAGCAAACTGAaactaaaattaattttttgtaagcTTGGTTATTTAAtctattttaaaaatgtaggTTGTCTACCTCCGTCTTATCTGAAAATATACTTCCTCACCAAAGGCATAGACTGTCCGGTGATAAATGTAAAGGCAAACACCAAACAAATAAtacttgtttaaataaaaacgcaTTATATCATCATTGAGTAATCATAAAATGTacaattatgaaaaaaaatacagAACACTCATAAAGTTTCTTGCAATGACTTCTCCAAGATGAGTAACTTTGCATTGAGCTGCGCttaaacattaaacaacaaCGAGGACCTCGTGTCTCCTGCAAGTaccattttttgaaaacggtTTTGCCAATAACTTATAAACAAGAAAGCAGAATTTTTCTGCACTGATAGTCTAACTCGAAACTATGCAATCGTGGTGGTAGTGTTTCGTAATAAAGTTAGTTACAATCGCTTGCTTATAGTATAAATTGATGTTTCAATACACAAGCAAAATCATATTTAACTTTGACTGCATTGAGGACTGTTTATTCCAGTCATCTTCTAAGTACTAAAAGTTTTCCACAAAATCATAAACTTCATATCCGAGCTCCCTGAGAGCTACGGTCATGGATTTTGTtccattttttggaaaaccGGAAACTATAACTTTCATGACTACTGTTCCGTTGTTTCTGCAAAGATGTGAAATGTTTTgggaaaaataaattacatttgCGTAAAAATCTAACTTTTTCTCCATTAAACatgtaaaattaaacttaGTTACTTTAACAACAGTTACAACTCACAAGTTAAAAAGAAACTTGTCATTCAAGAAATGTTTCTCTACCCAGTCCACTTTCTAACATCCGTTCTGCTGTTATGTGGCTACATTGCTATCTTTAACATATTTAATGCAAACACACATACGCACGTTGTTCAAGTCTGTTTAAATGCAGCAAACTGAGAAGCTAATTAATCGTGAAATGGTGCTGCATTTCTGGCTCAgattttcacagtttttctttctgtttTCGGTTACGTGCGGTTTCTGCTTTTCGGAATCCATAACTGCActatttgaaaaacatttcattaaatgtCGAACCTACTAATACTTGCCTATTTTTACTATTATTGCTTGCCGATAACTATGGTAAGCCATGTAGCGCTCACTTATGCATTGTACATTGTACCATGTAAATAAACGTCATTAAGTCAACGTGGTGGTGGTTGAATCCTGTCTGATATGATAGCATTCTAAGGGTTAATTATTACATAATTTACGCAAGCTTTCTCAAGCATCAActtgcttcatcaggtgtaTACTATGAGATGGCAACGAACAAAATGGGTCTAGAGtagactctagactctagagccATGTGATCAACTGCACAAGTTGTAATTCAGTAAATTTTAATGCTATGAATCAAGGTTTATATTCATTGACAACATTGTCAAAACAACACTTCCTTGGGCTCATACCAGCCAACTGCACATTTATGCTAAGTCAGGTCATTACTTTTACGCAGCGTTGACAAAAGTGTGACACGGTTTTGTCGCAATTCGTCGTTTTTTAGGCCTCGATTATAATATGTCGTTGCCAACGATTATAATATGTGTTAATTATGCGGCGTTTAATCAACAAAAAAGCTTTCAACTGTTTAGAACTGGTCTTCTAACTAAACGTTAATTCAGTCATTATGATGATATCCATCTCGAAAAAAGACTACGCTAAGCTGATTTAGTTTGTGTCAACAGCAACTATAACAAGTACAATGCTGCCTTCAAATGAAGCATGATCCTGGTAGGAAGTTATTTGCCATCGATCATTAGTTTGAAAAAAGCTAGGTTTGTCTTTGTATTATGTATTCTGTGGGATTATTATCTAATCTATAATCTGACTCCGTTAAGCTTTCAGCAGGGGTTGCGTGTCCTGTCAAGAAACACTCCACACCTAACAATAAAACAGACATTGCTTTATTGACATTGACTTCTCCATATAAATCATATATTTATCGTTTCAGATAAAGAGATAACATGCAAAGTATAGTTAGCATGTATAAATTCTGTAGATTTACTATAGATTCTATAAATATTTTCTAGACATTTCTTACCAACCAGTAAATAGTAGTCACTCGTAAAACATAGCTGAAAAGGAGCTCATCTACCTCTGTTGGTCAAGGAAACTGGTCGGTAGAATTAGTGCAACGAAATTAATTTGcatgttttagtttatttaagttctgacaataaatttagaatttttgtttaaaaactggCAATTATAAGTCTCACACTTTTACACTAAATTTGGCTGTTAATATTCTAGttaaaaaatctaaatgaTAACTTCAAACTTGCCCAAAATTCAACAGTTTATACAAATTGTCAAAACTCAGATAAGGCCAAAATCTATAAAACTTGTAAACTCCAAATGCCCCAAGTCCTGCGAGAAGACTTATTATAACAAATGCTTCCTTCACCATCCTTTGCATCACCGGATGATTCTTCATTAAATCATTGTAAATCGATCCACCGATATTGGCATGAGGAAACTGTTTATCCGGCACTGGCTTATCAAGGAATTTACAAAGCGGTTCCCAACCTTCCTTCACGTTGTACACTAGTAGTTTGTCTTTTGGAGCGTTCTAAACGAAAGCAGCAACAAGTTATAAAGATGAAACTTATCCTGGACTTACAATACCTTAAAGCTCAATTATTGAttaatataaattaattactCTTTGTATTACAAAGATTCAGTAACTAACTCACAAAAGTATTTAACGAATACATCGCTTACTTCTTCTCCACTAATTCATAATTCTACATACAACAACAACACCTGAATGACATCAGCGTTATGCTGGCGATACAGTCTTCTCATAACCATTTCGTTCACTGGAAGTCTCCAGTAGAAAATGCTAGGATTGCTTCCTGAAGTCGCCAATACAACTTGACCTACAAGTGTAAGACGCAACAGATTCCTAAAAACTCTACAAATCTTTAAAAATCATGATGCTTTTCTTGTAAGTTAAAGTTCAAGACATACACTTAATATCTTAAAATGTAGCAATTAGAAATAGTATTTATAAAACACGATTTAACAGATAATCAAAGCAGTCAGACTttcaaaaagtaacaaaatgtacaaaataaatatactCATTTTTCGT belongs to Clavelina lepadiformis chromosome 6, kaClaLepa1.1, whole genome shotgun sequence and includes:
- the LOC143462551 gene encoding uncharacterized protein LOC143462551, which codes for MKVIVAGFAKTGTKSMHIALRELGYEVYDFVENFWYLGKDWNKILTEGGSVDDFKRMYKDVDATIDTPVYFFWKEIHEAFPDAKIVFTTRDEDSWFPSYRKQIEEMEKSTMLRLMFMYSPLGRKFGALLRKMSQVVLATSGSNPSIFYWRLPVNEMVMRRLYRQHNADVIQNAPKDKLLVYNVKEGWEPLCKFLDKPVPDKQFPHANIGGSIYNDLMKNHPVMQRMVKEAFVIISLLAGLGAFGVYKFYRFWPYLSFDNLYKLLNFGQV
- the LOC143463387 gene encoding uncharacterized protein LOC143463387, with the protein product MKVIVAGFSKTGTKSLHIALRELGYEVYDFVENFWYLEKDWNKILTEGGSVDDFKRMYKDVDATIDTPVYFFWKEIHEAFPDAKIVFTTREKNTILRLTFVYSPLGRKLSALIGKMNEVVLATPGNNPSTFSWKIPVNEMVMRRLYRQHTADVIQNAPKDKLLVYNLKEGWEPLCKFLDKPVPDKQFPHANIGGKLFDELMQNHPVMQRMVKEAFVIISLLAGLGAFGVYKFYRFWPYLSFFNLYKLLNFGQI